Part of the Sorghum bicolor cultivar BTx623 chromosome 1, Sorghum_bicolor_NCBIv3, whole genome shotgun sequence genome, AGATGACCTCAGGCAGATCAGAAACGTCGCTATTAAGATGGATCcattttttattaaaattaaAAAAGGACAATAATAAGCATAAAACTTCCAAGAAATTTTTgcagccaaaaacaaaagcaaaaCCACGGCCCCAGCGCCTGACTTCCAAAGCCCACCTTTTCCCACCGTTTCTTTCCTCACCTCCCGCGACAGCAGCGGCAGCTGCCATGGCCGCCTCCTGCGACCTCCTCGATGTCGACCCTCCGGAGCTCCAGTTTCCGTGTAAACTCCCCGCTCCTAGCGGGTTCTAGCACCCTCCCTCATCGTCCTTCTCTCGTTCAGATTCTTGCCGAGTTCTTTTCCCAAATTTTTCAGCTGATTCTTTCGCGATTTCTTGGGATGCAGTCGTCCTCGACAAGCAGATCTCCTGCCCGCTGCGGCTCGTCAACAGGACTGACCGTACCGTCGCCTTTAAGGTGGTTCACCTGTTGATTTGCGATGCTAAACCCTAAGGAATTTTTTTGTGAAATTGCGGATAGCTCCATGAAGAATTCTTGATTCTCTCATGCTTTCTTGGCGCCCTTGTGATTTGTGTGGGTAGTAGGTCAAGACGACGAACCCCAGGAAATACTGCGTGCGGCCCAACAATGGTGTCGTGCCGCCCCGATCCTCTTCCACGGTTGTAGGTAATGTGTTGCTGTTACTCGACCAGCCAGAGTTCAAGAAACGGCTCAGCTTAGGGAGCCTTTCCTTTTGTCAACTTTGGTGGAGAACTTTGGGGTTTTTACGCATTCTGTGCTCCTGCAGTCACGATGCAGGCGCAGAAGGTGGTGCCTCCGGATTTGCAGTGCAAGGACAAGTTCTTGGTGCAGAGCGTGGTCGTCAGTGATCGCTTGTCAGCCAAGGACATAACCTCTCAAATGGTAGTAGTACGATTCATTTTTCCTTTTGGTTTATGTCTGTCAGTTTGGCACTGAACTTGTAATCTGGTGCCTGCTTCTTAGTTCGTGAAAGGGGGTGGTAATGTGGTCGAGGAGGTGAAATTGAAGGTTGCTTATGTGATGCCACCTGAACCGCCATCAGAGATTGCAGAGGAGCACGATGGTTTAGAGAGAGTTTTAGTGCCTATGCAGAGGACTGTGGATAATGGGAGGAGTACTTCAGGGCTATCGAGTGGCTCCGTGTCATTGAAATCAGCTGAGGTGGGGATAGCAAGCGTGTTGTGTCTTATTtttctttccctttttttttgcaTGTTTCTAAGAAAAATAATTGACgattttcatatatcttttcagGAGGTCGGATCACCTGTTGGTCGAATTGTgaagagtgaggagttcctgaAGTCTGCAGGACCTGCTATGGTATGTAATAtatgcatattatttgttctacATTTTATATCTTGTGCCATGACCCATGGGTATTAAAATGTCGGTTGTACTTGTATGTCTCATGTGAAATGCTAGGCAACAAAAACATATGCGGGACCTGGTGAACAATCTCATCAGGTAAGCTTGTATTCTGCATAGACTGGAATATTGACAGCTTTTCCATTCGGCTAGTTAGAACGCTCATGTAGGTCCTTTCTAGTTCTATCCCTTCATTCATTCACGAGTCTTTGAATTTTAGTGCCTAGAAATGGAATAGCAGGTTTTGGAAGGTTTACAAATTCTATTTCAGTTCGTTTATATTGGGGTTCTTTTCCCCTCTCTTTTCTTCCATAATATAACGATATACAGCCCTCCTGTGTGtttgagaattttttttttgtttatattggATTATCTACATGCAAGCTTTCCATTGCCACTTACCGACATTTCTGTAGTTCTCTAGCTAATTTGTTTGAGTATAATTAGGGTTGTTTGTTGTGAGCATATGTTCACTACCTTTGTAATTCGATATGAATCATATAACTGAAGTTAGTGACATGATGATCTTTTAGTTTAATGTGCTTTGAGTCTTTGGCTATTGATTGTTTCCAGGAATCAGTTACTTGCTTGACGCAAATGTAATACATTTGGCATTTCTCATGTAATTGCTGTTTCTGAGGTTGTACACTTGTTTCTTTTCCTCATTCCAGCTGTCATCTATAATTGCAAAGTTGACTGAAGAAAAGAATTCTGCACTTGAGCAAAACAGAAAACTTCAAGTTGAATTGGTGAGTATTTGGTTGAAATCATGTGAACCATTGGCACCTTTATTAGTAGGCTGATGTACCTGACCATAATTTTCTCCTTTTGATTAAGCTGAACATGAATATCACATAAGAATACTTGTTCAACCTCTTAATATAGCCATTATCCTAGTAGGTCCCTTTAAAAGTGCTTCAGGTTGCATAGAAGCAGTTGTATACAAACATTAATCAACAGTAGTGTGTACAGCTGTTACTTTTCTTGGTAAGGAATTCATTGATGGGCGTCCATATATATCAAGTGTATATTTTATTACTGGCCAAAGTAGCAAATATTTGGACTTTGAACACAGTCAAGGAACCATTCTAGATGATTAACTATTGGACTTGTTGATGTGCACTGAACACTTATTGGGGGTTTTACGGATCCAGTGTGAAAGCCTAAAAATAGTTAACTTCTCAAGATAAGTTGAATATAGGAGCGAGTTctatctaaaaagaaaatatttgaaTCTAAAGGGGGCTAATTCATCTTAGGGATGGATTCCAGTTGATTTTTGGTAATCAAAACAACATCCTCTGTGCTAAGGAGCTATAGTTTCTGGATTTTCAGATCAGGTTTCATCTCAACAATTTAAATAAGCATTTCACATTAATTGGTCCATGTGTAAGAAATGTTGTAGGAAATTGTGAATTTCCTGATATGTCTAACTACCATAGTTTTGTTCAACTCACTCAAAGATGGTTGCTTTTGTGGCCATGACATGCAGGAACTTGTAAGGTGCGAAGCCAGGAAACAGCAAGGTGCCTTCTCGTTGGTTCTCTTATTAGCATTTGGGCTCCTTGGCATTGTTCTAGGTTACATTGTAAAGAAATGAGAATTCCATAGTCTAATCGGGTAATCGCTATGGTAAATAAAAGGTGATATATCGTGTGATTCTTACATTCATCAGCCAGCTGCCAATGCTACAGAGCCGTGCAACAGTGCAGCCGTCAAATTGACAGAACTGGGAGGGGGTAATAGCATCTAATTTGATCCACATGGTGTATTTTAACTAAATCACTGGAAAAGTGATTGTTCTTATGTTGATTGATTTCTGTTTCTATCCTGTGGATTGGGTCCACTTTTGAATGTGACCACGTTGTTAACGAATGAGTCCACTCCAATTAGTCTGAATAAAAATGAACGAACCCTCCACAGGTTGCAGCTATCGAACATTGATAAGAGTTCAGAATTTTGCAAGGTAGGTTTGTATACATGAGCAGTTTGTAGAACACTACACAGGTTGCAGCTATCTGACATTGGTAGTTCAGAAACTTTGCAGCCAGATTTGTATACGTAAGCTGCTAACGCGTGACAATCTTATTGCATTAGACATATAGGTTTGGGAATTACGATGAAGATTTCACACATGAAAAGGGTCTTTATTGATGAGGATGTTCTTGGGCTAATTATAAACCGTCCGTGGCACCTAAACATCATACAAACGTCAAACTATTGGCACCACATGCATCATGTGCTAGTTCAATGG contains:
- the LOC8067069 gene encoding vesicle-associated protein 1-2, whose product is MAASCDLLDVDPPELQFPFVLDKQISCPLRLVNRTDRTVAFKVKTTNPRKYCVRPNNGVVPPRSSSTVVVTMQAQKVVPPDLQCKDKFLVQSVVVSDRLSAKDITSQMFVKGGGNVVEEVKLKVAYVMPPEPPSEIAEEHDGLERVLVPMQRTVDNGRSTSGLSSGSVSLKSAEEVGSPVGRIVKSEEFLKSAGPAMATKTYAGPGEQSHQLSSIIAKLTEEKNSALEQNRKLQVELELVRCEARKQQGAFSLVLLLAFGLLGIVLGYIVKK